From a single Montipora foliosa isolate CH-2021 unplaced genomic scaffold, ASM3666993v2 scaffold_411, whole genome shotgun sequence genomic region:
- the LOC137988197 gene encoding uncharacterized protein, whose translation MAVQSLDNAEIALLKKGLSFAVTPAYIPATEIIAKVESATRQLDAEQLKQTLSGELLTIILQQAEPPEPNEHCFGISITRDDVAGWTVQTISVNEPVNITPNITKEMQDALKHLKKDESIMVLPEDKGRASIVMDMDTHHTKRSNFNENGPYQLLNKDPTDRLTWKLSEKLLTLKQSRHLSEAVYNKFRPRNKQPPRIYGLPKANVPLRPILSCVKTFAYDLSAYLANILAPSTGNSHFTVTNLAHFIVTILDNEIMVSFDIDKKNK comes from the exons ATGGCAGTACA GTCCCTCGACAATGCCGAGATAGCCCTGCTGAAGAAAGGACTGAGCTTCGCCGTAACTCCTGCGTACATCCCTGCCACAGAGATTATCGCCAAGGTAGAATCAGCCACAAGACAACTCGACGCTGAACAGCTGAAGCAGACACTGTCAGGAGAGCTGTTAACAATTATCCTTCAACAGGCAGAACCACCAGAGCCCAAT GAACATTGTTTTGGAATTAGCATAACGAGAGACGATGTAGCGGGGTGGACAGTACAAACTATTAGCGTGAACGAACCCGTGAACATTACACCCAACATCACAAAGGAAATGCAAGACGCccttaaacacttaaaaaagGACGAGTCCATCATGGTGCTCCCAGAAGACAAAGGGCGTGCCAGCATCGTCATGGATATGGACACCCATCACACTAAGAGGTCTAATTTTAATGAAAACGGACCATACCAGCTGCTCAACAAAGACCCAACAGATCGTCTGACCTGGAAGTTGTCGGAAAAGCTACTAACCTTGAAGCAAAGCAGACATCTATCAGAGGCCGTTTACAACAAATTCAGACCTCGAAACAAACAGCCGCCTAGAATCTACGGTTTACCCAAGGCCAATGTACCCTTAAGACCTATTCTGTCATGCGTTAAAACCTTCGCATATGATTTATCTGCTTACTTAGCTAATATCTTAGCTCCTTCAACGGGTAACTCGCATTTCACAGTGACTAATTTAGCTCACTTCATAGTCACTATCCTAGACAACGAAATCATGGTGTCTTTCGACatagacaaaaaaaataaataa